The following are encoded together in the Perca flavescens isolate YP-PL-M2 chromosome 22, PFLA_1.0, whole genome shotgun sequence genome:
- the htr5ab gene encoding 5-hydroxytryptamine (serotonin) receptor 5A, b — MTYPNTSILTANFSEALDAHDSGGNIYRPFSVFSVLTLTLLAMLVVATFVWNLLVLVTILRVRTFHRVPHNLVASMAISDVMVAALVMPLSLVHELNGRLWKLGRVLCQVWISFDVLCCTASIWNVTAIALDRYWSITRHLEYTLKTRKKISNVMIALTWLLSSIISLSPLFGWGETYTEGMKCQVSQEPSYTIFSTFGAFYLPLCVVLFVYWKIYKAAKFRIGSRKTNTITPMAEVKDETHQPQMVFTVRHATVTFQTDGDTWREQKEKKAALMVGILIGVFVLCWIPFFITELIVPLCSCDIPPIWKSIFLWLGYSNSFFNPLIYTAFNKNYNNALRNLFSRQR, encoded by the exons ATGACATATCCCAACACCAGCATACTGACAGCCAACTTCAGTGAAGCTTTGGACGCCCATGACTCCGGGGGAAACATCTACAggcctttttctgttttcagcGTGCTCACTCTTACGTTACTGGCAATGCTGGTGGTGGCCACCTTCGTGTGGAACTTGCTGGTGCTGGTGACCATCCTGAGGGTGAGGACATTTCACCGGGTGCCCCACAACCTTGTGGCTTCCATGGCCATCTCCGACGTGATGGTGGCTGCCCTGGTCATGCCGCTCAGCCTTGTCCATGAGCTGAACGGCAGGCTGTGGAAACTGGGCCGCGTGCTGTGCCAGGTGTGGATCTCCTTCGACGTGCTCTGCTGCACAGCCAGCATCTGGAACGTGACGGCCATCGCGCTGGACCGCTACTGGTCCATCACCAGGCACCTAGAGTACACGCTCAAGACGCGCAAAAAGATCTCAAATGTGATGATCGCACTCACGTGGCTGCTGTCGTCCATCATTTCCCTGTCGCCGCTTTTCGGCTGGGGGGAGACCTACACAGAGGGGATGAAGTGCCAAGTGAGCCAGGAGCCATCCTACACAATCTTCTCCACCTTCGGAGCATTTTACCTGCCGCTTTGTGTGGTGCTGTTTGTTTATTGGAAGATCTACAAGGCTGCCAAGTTTCGGATTGGCTCCCGCAAGACCAACACAATAACGCCCATGGCTGAG GTAAAGGACGAAACACATCAGCCGCAGATGGTGTTTACTGTGCGCCATGCCACCGTAACCTTCCAGACAGACGGGGACACATGGCGCGAGCAGAAGGAGAAAAAGGCAGCGCTGATGGTAGGCATTTTGATCGGCGTGTTTGTACTTTGCTGGATCCCCTTCTTCATCACCGAGCTCATCGTCCCGCTGTGCTCCTGTGACATCCCGCCCATCTGGAAGAGCATCTTCCTGTGGCTGGGATACTCCAACTCCTTCTTTAATCCGCTCATATACACCGCCTTTAATAAGAACTACAACAATGCCCTGAGGAACCTCTTCTCCCGGCAGCGCTGA